One stretch of Rosistilla oblonga DNA includes these proteins:
- a CDS encoding efflux RND transporter periplasmic adaptor subunit, which translates to MKPIAPLHLLIAIALLVGSTSHGQDRSQPSGVETDCLLMILDQVDLAAERDGLLTTLHARTGEDVAAGQLLFQLGDVESKARLEVARAELDQATIKAENQWNIRAAEIELAKNTKETELLDEVGRVPYLERYRAASNKDRSAAELKIAEAARREDLYARQVAEAELSVAEIDLEQRSSVSPFAGTIVKQFRFQSEWCRQGDPVVRILRMDRLTVQAIVNLRDIAPHRIIGMKASATFQIAGEQPIVMDNLTITRCSPEVDLDGNYLVWTATDNRKLPAANGQPQWLLRPGISGTLTIDILARSASE; encoded by the coding sequence ATGAAACCTATCGCTCCACTTCACCTCCTGATCGCGATCGCACTGCTCGTCGGTTCGACCAGTCACGGGCAAGATCGCTCGCAACCGTCGGGCGTCGAAACCGACTGTCTATTGATGATTCTGGACCAAGTCGATTTGGCCGCCGAGCGGGACGGACTGCTGACCACGCTGCATGCGCGCACCGGCGAAGACGTCGCCGCCGGACAGTTGCTGTTTCAACTTGGGGATGTCGAATCCAAGGCGCGGCTGGAAGTCGCAAGAGCGGAACTCGACCAAGCGACCATCAAAGCGGAGAACCAATGGAACATCCGCGCCGCCGAAATCGAACTGGCGAAGAATACAAAAGAGACCGAACTGCTGGATGAAGTCGGCCGCGTCCCCTACCTGGAGCGCTACCGTGCGGCCAGCAACAAGGATCGCAGTGCGGCGGAGCTGAAAATCGCAGAGGCCGCGCGGCGCGAGGACCTCTACGCTCGGCAGGTCGCCGAAGCGGAACTATCGGTTGCGGAGATCGACTTGGAACAGCGTAGCAGCGTCTCGCCCTTCGCCGGCACGATCGTCAAACAGTTCCGATTCCAATCGGAATGGTGTCGCCAAGGCGATCCTGTGGTGCGGATCCTGCGCATGGATCGCTTGACGGTCCAAGCGATCGTGAATCTGCGAGACATCGCGCCGCATCGGATCATCGGCATGAAAGCATCAGCGACATTCCAGATCGCCGGCGAGCAACCGATCGTGATGGACAATCTGACGATTACGCGATGCAGTCCGGAAGTCGATCTGGACGGCAACTACCTTGTCTGGACAGCGACCGACAACCGCAAGCTTCCCGCCGCCAACGGCCAGCCCCAATGGCTCCTCCGCCCCGGCATCAGCGGCACCCTAACGATCGACATACTAGCACGAAGCGCTAGCGAGTGA
- a CDS encoding methyl-accepting chemotaxis protein — protein MWNNRIFAAHEANDISVAVLDQATEAVESEPSSHSQIYSALDRSQAIIEFDPTGKILTANKNFLSCLGYTIDEIRGQHHRIFVDSHYADSAEYKDFWNALANGEFQSSEYQRFGKNHKEIWIQATYNPVRDQAGKVYKVVKFAVDISAKRLAAIDAINKTQACIEFRPDGTILTANPRFCDAMGYSLDEIRGHHHRMFCDPEWTKSNDYVAFWNALSRGQFQQDEYKRFAKGKREIWLQATYNPVFDAKGNVEKVVKYATDISHQMENKRQASEVGSSIAASVTEMAQAIDEISQNIAQTASLAQTATTDANAATQCVEELNSNSKSIGKVVGVIQDLAEQTNLLALNATIEAARAGEAGRGFAVVATEVKQLATQTAKATNSIETNVADIQSNIEQVVRSIKGIADGVSEVSTNTTTAAAAVEEQSVLMSGLSSTAQKLLSMNA, from the coding sequence ATGTGGAACAATCGAATCTTCGCAGCACACGAAGCAAATGACATTAGTGTCGCAGTGCTCGACCAGGCAACGGAGGCCGTCGAAAGCGAACCATCCAGTCATTCGCAAATTTATAGTGCACTCGACCGCTCCCAAGCGATCATTGAGTTCGACCCGACAGGCAAGATCCTCACTGCCAACAAAAATTTCTTGAGCTGCCTCGGCTACACGATCGACGAAATTCGTGGCCAACATCACCGCATCTTCGTCGACTCACACTACGCTGATTCGGCGGAGTACAAGGACTTCTGGAACGCGCTTGCCAATGGTGAATTCCAATCTTCGGAATACCAACGCTTTGGCAAGAACCACAAAGAAATCTGGATCCAAGCCACCTACAACCCCGTCCGCGATCAAGCCGGCAAAGTCTACAAAGTGGTCAAATTTGCAGTCGATATTAGCGCCAAGCGATTGGCAGCAATCGACGCGATCAACAAGACCCAGGCCTGTATCGAGTTCCGTCCCGACGGCACGATCTTGACAGCCAACCCACGGTTTTGCGATGCGATGGGCTATTCGCTGGACGAAATCCGCGGTCATCACCACCGCATGTTCTGCGACCCCGAATGGACCAAGAGCAACGATTACGTCGCGTTCTGGAACGCCCTGTCGCGAGGACAGTTCCAACAGGATGAATACAAACGCTTCGCCAAAGGGAAGCGAGAAATCTGGCTGCAAGCCACCTACAATCCCGTCTTCGACGCCAAGGGAAACGTCGAGAAGGTCGTTAAATACGCCACCGATATCTCGCACCAGATGGAGAACAAACGCCAAGCGAGCGAAGTCGGATCGTCGATCGCAGCCAGCGTCACCGAGATGGCCCAAGCGATCGATGAGATCTCTCAAAACATCGCGCAAACCGCCTCCTTGGCTCAGACCGCGACGACCGATGCCAACGCGGCAACCCAGTGTGTCGAAGAACTGAACTCCAACAGTAAATCGATCGGCAAAGTTGTTGGCGTGATCCAAGACCTCGCCGAACAGACCAACCTGCTGGCCCTCAACGCCACCATCGAAGCGGCTCGCGCCGGCGAGGCGGGACGAGGATTTGCAGTCGTTGCGACCGAGGTGAAACAACTGGCAACGCAGACCGCTAAAGCGACCAACAGCATCGAGACCAATGTCGCTGACATTCAATCGAACATCGAACAGGTAGTTCGATCGATCAAGGGGATCGCCGATGGCGTCTCCGAAGTCAGCACGAACACGACAACCGCCGCGGCAGCTGTCGAGGAACAGTCGGTGTTGATGTCGGGCCTCAGCTCGACAGCACAGAAACTATTGTCGATGAACGCGTAA
- a CDS encoding trypsin-like peptidase domain-containing protein: MHMLCYLLLAAGVSGSSDSVLVEFTQPGCHACVTMEPVVGQLQREGVAIRRVDAARESHLVQRYRVTSFPTYLVLSGGREIARLQGTQPIQTLRQALANRQGQRIRDTGARNVQPEVPQTPLSAVAASPVSQAIPGEAMPSIDLAQAVERAQAATVRIRVREQGAVGVATGTIIDTHGEEALVLTCGHVFRDSQGKAPIEVELFIQGQIHTVPGQLIDYEAKTRDIALVSIKPGFPVQPVPVISKDQLPTSGTAAFSFGCDRGADPTRRDTRITAVNKYNQHLGASNLEIAGAPTIGRSGGGLFDHQGRIVGVCNAADFEDDIGIYAGPGTIQWQLDRVNLASLYQPRAAVAAATPRSNVPAPPTRLAAVTSPAASAPAAQIASNQEVIVILRDKNRPDNPTKIKTFDQPTPDMLKLLGLTR; this comes from the coding sequence ATGCACATGTTGTGCTATTTATTGCTCGCCGCTGGCGTTTCCGGCAGCAGCGATTCGGTTCTCGTCGAGTTCACACAGCCCGGTTGTCACGCTTGTGTCACGATGGAACCGGTGGTTGGCCAATTGCAGCGCGAAGGCGTTGCGATCCGCCGCGTCGACGCCGCTCGCGAAAGTCATCTCGTTCAACGCTATCGCGTTACCAGTTTCCCAACCTATCTTGTCCTTTCCGGCGGCCGCGAGATCGCTCGCCTGCAGGGGACGCAACCGATCCAAACGCTGCGGCAAGCACTTGCCAACCGCCAGGGCCAGCGGATCCGTGACACCGGAGCTCGGAACGTTCAACCGGAAGTTCCGCAGACACCGTTGTCCGCCGTTGCGGCGAGTCCTGTTTCTCAGGCGATCCCCGGCGAAGCGATGCCCAGCATCGATCTGGCACAAGCGGTCGAACGCGCTCAAGCCGCAACGGTTCGGATTCGAGTTCGCGAACAGGGAGCGGTAGGTGTCGCGACCGGAACGATTATCGACACACATGGAGAAGAGGCGTTGGTGCTGACCTGCGGCCACGTCTTCCGCGATTCGCAAGGCAAGGCACCGATCGAGGTCGAGCTGTTCATTCAAGGACAGATCCACACCGTGCCGGGGCAATTGATCGACTACGAAGCGAAGACCCGCGACATCGCCTTGGTCTCGATCAAGCCGGGCTTTCCGGTTCAGCCGGTTCCTGTGATCTCGAAGGATCAACTGCCGACATCGGGGACCGCCGCGTTCAGCTTTGGCTGCGATCGCGGAGCCGATCCAACTCGCCGCGACACGCGGATCACCGCTGTCAACAAATACAACCAACACCTGGGTGCATCAAATCTGGAGATCGCCGGCGCCCCGACGATCGGCCGCAGCGGCGGTGGGCTGTTCGATCACCAGGGCCGAATCGTTGGCGTCTGCAACGCCGCCGATTTTGAAGATGACATCGGCATCTATGCCGGTCCGGGGACGATCCAGTGGCAACTCGACCGCGTCAACCTCGCCTCGCTCTATCAGCCTCGCGCTGCAGTCGCCGCGGCAACGCCTCGTTCGAACGTTCCCGCACCGCCCACGCGTTTAGCCGCCGTCACATCGCCAGCCGCATCCGCTCCCGCGGCACAGATCGCCTCCAATCAAGAAGTGATCGTGATCCTTCGAGACAAGAACCGTCCCGACAACCCAACCAAAATCAAAACCTTCGACCAGCCGACACCCGACATGCTAAAGCTGCTCGGCCTGACTCGGTAA
- a CDS encoding TolC family protein has product MPRVDSPPPVVREPQVAQQASGRARGPVVERSQSREPAQSPAQADVRTDALPQLSTLYFPVMQRVVAAETPAIETQSPPEEPGQGSLRRTLSIDPTLQLSAPALEPTAPIPLAKDPLLADPNFDAQRFSITQIIKNAKSTSILTDRPAVMLSVNDLLARALFHSKTVKILRIQPVEDRQVVDQEFGQFDWAAFFENRLVHNNTPVNQLNQAGVGQLLIQGDDLQFQTGMRKQTTTGGQFEVRESIRFLDDNSGRLQPSDQAISALSLVYSQELLRDGGRDVVLSQALVASYQADQSQAESVALISSRLQEVLNQYWTLFENRGNYFVQLALTRWAHETLMQLESRRRIDAQENSIEQARALLLEAKADLVDAEVQVRIAQDKLFRLVNDPALDPEHVEIITTHPPLIGSVLFEPRSELSAALQNRGEIYERIAAISEAAVQHHVSLNQLLPRLTVSLESSLNGIEGQRKLFAAKANSVDTSPTIEANFNLEFFLSNRAARATNRQTQLALRRLQLEYEDTIEQVRLDVSESIRTLNASADVLDLRSRTLQARRTELDYLRLRRDVIPQADASVSLLMEQFFQALSRLVASQQSYLQAVGNQQRALADLQRAKGMLIHSSDVAGDAFVPVPTIPQALKGQLRDKAELRSDIDRSVVQPGIQRRWQPQATLRNPAVSSR; this is encoded by the coding sequence TTGCCGCGTGTTGATTCGCCTCCGCCAGTGGTCCGCGAACCGCAGGTAGCTCAGCAGGCGAGCGGTCGCGCGCGAGGGCCGGTCGTCGAGCGGTCGCAGAGTCGCGAGCCGGCTCAATCGCCAGCCCAAGCGGATGTGCGGACCGACGCGTTGCCGCAGTTGTCGACTTTGTATTTTCCCGTGATGCAACGCGTTGTCGCTGCTGAAACGCCAGCGATCGAGACTCAAAGCCCGCCCGAAGAACCGGGGCAGGGATCGCTTCGGCGGACGTTGTCGATCGACCCGACGCTGCAGTTGAGTGCTCCGGCGCTAGAGCCCACGGCGCCGATTCCGCTGGCAAAAGATCCGCTGCTGGCCGATCCGAACTTCGACGCTCAGCGGTTCTCGATTACTCAGATCATCAAAAACGCAAAGTCGACATCGATCCTGACCGATCGACCGGCGGTGATGTTGTCGGTCAACGATCTGTTGGCGAGGGCGTTGTTCCATTCGAAGACCGTCAAAATCTTGCGGATCCAACCTGTCGAAGACCGGCAGGTGGTCGATCAGGAATTTGGTCAGTTCGATTGGGCCGCGTTCTTCGAGAATCGGTTGGTTCACAATAACACGCCTGTGAACCAATTGAATCAAGCGGGCGTCGGTCAGTTGCTTATTCAGGGAGATGATCTGCAATTTCAAACTGGAATGCGAAAGCAGACGACGACCGGTGGGCAGTTCGAAGTCCGTGAATCGATCCGGTTTTTGGATGACAATTCCGGGCGATTGCAGCCATCGGATCAGGCGATCTCGGCGCTGAGTCTCGTCTATTCGCAGGAGTTGTTGCGCGACGGCGGCCGCGACGTGGTGCTGAGTCAAGCGTTGGTCGCCAGTTACCAGGCGGACCAATCGCAAGCCGAGTCGGTGGCGTTAATCAGCAGCCGATTGCAGGAGGTGCTGAATCAGTACTGGACGCTGTTCGAAAACCGCGGCAACTATTTCGTTCAGCTAGCTCTGACTCGATGGGCTCATGAGACGCTGATGCAGTTGGAGTCGCGGCGTCGGATCGATGCTCAGGAGAATTCGATCGAACAGGCGCGAGCACTGTTGCTGGAGGCGAAGGCGGATCTTGTCGACGCGGAGGTACAGGTCCGAATCGCCCAAGATAAGTTGTTCCGGTTGGTCAACGATCCGGCGCTGGATCCCGAGCACGTGGAGATCATCACGACGCATCCGCCGCTGATTGGAAGCGTCTTGTTTGAGCCACGCAGCGAGCTGTCGGCGGCGCTACAAAATCGGGGTGAGATCTACGAGCGGATCGCGGCGATCAGCGAGGCGGCGGTCCAGCATCACGTATCGTTGAATCAGTTGTTACCGCGATTGACGGTTTCGTTGGAATCATCGCTGAACGGGATCGAGGGGCAGCGGAAGTTGTTTGCTGCCAAGGCGAACAGCGTCGATACGTCGCCAACGATCGAAGCGAATTTCAACTTGGAATTCTTCCTGAGCAATCGGGCCGCGCGGGCGACAAACCGGCAGACTCAGTTGGCGTTGCGGCGGTTGCAGTTGGAATACGAAGACACGATCGAACAGGTGCGGCTGGACGTTTCCGAATCGATCCGCACATTAAACGCGTCGGCCGACGTGTTGGATCTGCGCAGCCGCACGTTGCAGGCGAGGCGAACCGAGTTGGACTATTTGAGGTTGCGACGCGATGTGATCCCGCAGGCCGATGCGTCGGTGAGTCTATTGATGGAACAGTTTTTCCAAGCGTTGTCGCGATTGGTTGCGTCGCAGCAGAGTTATTTGCAAGCGGTCGGGAACCAGCAGCGGGCGTTGGCCGATCTGCAGCGAGCCAAGGGGATGTTGATCCACAGCAGCGATGTCGCCGGCGATGCATTTGTCCCGGTGCCCACGATTCCACAGGCGCTTAAGGGCCAGTTGCGAGATAAGGCGGAGCTGCGGTCGGATATCGATCGGTCGGTTGTCCAGCCGGGGATTCAGCGGCGTTGGCAGCCGCAAGCGACGCTTCGGAATCCGGCGGTGTCGTCGCGCTAA
- a CDS encoding IS4 family transposase, producing the protein MQPTSIAYEFQDIQLGDKRLNDRAEALLASLAANPSASINEACSGWDETKAAYRLFDNPNVDPEAILGAHAEKTLQRIKAQDTVCIAQDTTELDYTAHPPEGVRNLDRLGRRGLYDHSHIAFTPEKLCLGVVGVKFYDRDKESLGTSKKREGQPLHTGEGQRWLDGYRKACEIAGKCPETQIVSLADREGDIYDIFVEADQHETPAQFVIRSQRKRSLPEKDPDGGPAAYKKMRAEIASAQPVAYREVQLPQTPKRTKGSGNKQHPGREARTAKLEIRAKRMTLRAPHNKQSSMPPVEISVVWVREIDGPGDGTEVDWLLLSSLPVDTIAQTLRIVDLYVARWPIEVFFRVFKTGCRVEEIQLEARDRLIRALMFYKVIAWRIMFVTFLGRECPELPCDVVFSEAEWKSVWKVVEKTAPPKQAPELSQFIPVLATLGGYNHRQGDGPPGAEVIWRGTRRMLDFALCWQAFGPDQ; encoded by the coding sequence ATGCAACCGACCAGTATCGCATACGAATTTCAAGATATTCAACTTGGAGACAAACGTCTCAACGATCGAGCCGAAGCGTTGCTCGCCTCGCTGGCGGCCAACCCTTCGGCCAGTATCAACGAAGCTTGCAGTGGCTGGGACGAAACCAAAGCCGCCTACCGTCTATTCGATAACCCCAACGTCGATCCAGAAGCCATTCTCGGGGCTCACGCTGAAAAGACACTCCAACGAATCAAAGCCCAAGACACCGTTTGCATCGCACAAGATACCACCGAACTGGACTACACCGCGCATCCGCCCGAAGGCGTCCGCAATCTCGATCGCTTAGGCCGCCGTGGACTTTACGATCATTCCCACATCGCCTTCACGCCGGAGAAACTTTGTCTCGGGGTGGTCGGTGTTAAGTTCTACGATCGCGACAAAGAATCGCTCGGCACCAGCAAGAAGCGAGAAGGCCAACCCCTACACACCGGCGAAGGGCAACGATGGCTCGATGGTTATCGCAAGGCCTGCGAGATCGCCGGAAAATGTCCTGAAACTCAGATCGTTTCGCTGGCCGATCGCGAAGGAGACATCTACGACATTTTCGTCGAAGCCGATCAGCATGAAACACCGGCTCAGTTCGTCATTCGCTCGCAGCGAAAACGCTCGTTGCCGGAGAAAGACCCCGATGGCGGGCCTGCGGCTTATAAGAAAATGCGTGCCGAAATCGCATCCGCCCAGCCGGTCGCTTACCGCGAAGTCCAGCTTCCCCAAACGCCCAAGCGAACCAAAGGATCAGGAAACAAACAACACCCCGGCCGTGAAGCACGCACTGCGAAGTTAGAAATTCGAGCGAAGCGGATGACTCTTCGTGCGCCACACAACAAGCAGTCTTCGATGCCGCCGGTCGAGATCAGTGTCGTTTGGGTGCGCGAGATCGATGGCCCAGGCGACGGAACCGAAGTCGACTGGCTGTTACTGAGTTCTCTGCCGGTCGACACGATTGCCCAGACGCTGCGGATTGTGGATTTGTATGTGGCTCGTTGGCCAATCGAAGTATTCTTTCGAGTTTTCAAAACTGGCTGCCGGGTCGAAGAGATTCAACTCGAAGCGAGAGACCGACTGATCCGCGCGTTGATGTTTTACAAAGTGATCGCATGGCGGATCATGTTTGTGACCTTCTTAGGCCGCGAGTGTCCAGAGCTTCCCTGTGATGTCGTCTTCAGCGAAGCGGAATGGAAGTCGGTCTGGAAAGTGGTGGAAAAGACGGCTCCCCCAAAGCAAGCTCCTGAGCTGTCACAATTCATCCCGGTCCTTGCGACCCTTGGCGGCTACAATCACCGCCAAGGCGACGGTCCGCCGGGAGCCGAAGTAATCTGGCGAGGCACGCGGCGAATGCTCGACTTCGCCCTCTGCTGGCAAGCCTTCGGACCAGACCAATGA
- a CDS encoding HlyD family efflux transporter periplasmic adaptor subunit — translation MSADTSMHSDHPTDLSRLLSAIAAAPVQPDDPLASIAQRLPKLCDASSATAAIVWSPEGGGFRWQASHGVELADASPDSDFTADIVANAERVYAAGQADIFITPESSPAFDSRGDHESPDAPPHDIDDAPIRELVLFHRQLVFPIRREQQTLAVVELFQPSRLPETSHWTLADLQQVQTQLERSIAPAEPDTVPSTKILDTAAPLAAIAATASQENPPSDEASSPDEATEQESASQEVAAPEETVDEPDAAAQVEPIEDPIPATHPTDLETDTSPPEPEPTERAIAEVASPAPIARMVQPPELQARAMRVAEIVGRSLHETEVAFDVVNELHAFFGEGRISLSIFRGQSCVVRAISNQQVFDRRSESVVAIQRLATRSATARLAIWSPEQASDLPPELTRLLDIYYEATDAQSVAFIPLIQKREPSNDPDDLAAIVRDRDASPGDVVGVLAIEGLQRPLCRDEILPMWQAVELPVVNAVANARRHNSLFLMPVWKELGHFTNLFRGHHRNKAIGITLLLVAIIAALSLVPADFKLRCEGIVQPTQRSKVYAQTEGVVDQLLVSDGQWVQQGQVLLTLSNPALSAEIADVEGKLRETRQKLKTCRLQRLLGDFKDDEQRQTNVRQCAGFEASLGKIQDQYDLLLEKQAQLQITSPADGQIVTWDMPQRLTARPVQPGQKLLTIADPKGPWELELKLADKRSGYLRDVIDEQPTATNAAENDDADTGSLKTSYVLASHPTLVREGTIREIARSADVDEDQGNIIRVYVDIGKQPADSEVRTRPGTEVIAHIHVGRSSIGYCKLYEFFDWAKRIWFKYV, via the coding sequence ATGTCCGCCGACACTAGCATGCATTCCGATCACCCAACCGACCTGTCGCGACTGCTGTCGGCGATCGCTGCGGCACCGGTACAGCCCGACGATCCGCTGGCCTCGATCGCCCAGCGGTTGCCCAAACTGTGCGACGCTAGCAGCGCCACAGCGGCGATCGTGTGGAGTCCCGAAGGAGGCGGATTTCGCTGGCAGGCAAGCCACGGTGTCGAACTGGCCGACGCTTCCCCCGACTCCGATTTCACCGCCGACATCGTCGCCAACGCCGAACGAGTCTACGCGGCGGGACAGGCCGACATCTTCATCACTCCCGAATCATCCCCCGCATTCGACAGCCGCGGCGATCATGAATCGCCCGACGCGCCGCCGCACGATATCGACGACGCCCCGATTCGCGAACTGGTTCTGTTCCACCGCCAACTCGTCTTTCCAATCCGCCGCGAACAACAGACGCTAGCGGTCGTCGAATTGTTCCAACCCAGCCGCCTTCCCGAAACAAGCCACTGGACTCTGGCCGACCTGCAACAAGTGCAGACCCAACTCGAACGCTCGATCGCGCCAGCCGAACCCGACACGGTACCCTCCACAAAAATTCTCGATACCGCCGCACCGCTAGCCGCCATCGCAGCAACGGCAAGCCAAGAGAATCCTCCGAGCGACGAAGCAAGCTCGCCCGACGAAGCGACAGAACAGGAGAGCGCTTCGCAGGAAGTCGCTGCCCCGGAGGAAACCGTCGATGAACCCGATGCGGCCGCGCAAGTCGAACCGATTGAGGACCCGATTCCTGCGACGCATCCTACGGATCTCGAAACGGACACATCGCCACCAGAACCTGAACCAACCGAACGGGCGATTGCCGAAGTCGCCAGCCCAGCCCCAATCGCTCGCATGGTGCAGCCGCCAGAATTGCAGGCCCGAGCGATGCGAGTTGCCGAAATTGTCGGCCGCAGCCTGCACGAGACCGAAGTCGCGTTTGACGTCGTCAACGAACTGCACGCATTTTTTGGCGAGGGGCGAATCAGTCTGTCGATCTTTCGCGGGCAGAGTTGTGTCGTGCGGGCGATCAGCAATCAACAGGTCTTCGACCGGCGGAGCGAATCGGTTGTCGCAATCCAGCGGCTCGCCACGCGATCAGCCACCGCGCGGCTGGCGATCTGGTCTCCCGAGCAAGCCTCCGACCTGCCGCCCGAATTGACGCGACTGCTGGACATCTATTACGAAGCGACCGATGCGCAATCGGTCGCCTTCATCCCGCTGATCCAAAAACGGGAACCATCCAACGATCCCGACGACCTCGCCGCCATCGTTCGCGATCGCGACGCGAGCCCCGGCGACGTCGTGGGCGTCCTTGCGATCGAAGGTCTGCAGCGGCCGTTGTGCCGCGATGAGATCCTGCCGATGTGGCAAGCTGTCGAACTGCCAGTCGTCAACGCGGTCGCCAACGCCCGCCGCCACAACAGTCTGTTCCTGATGCCGGTCTGGAAAGAACTGGGACACTTCACCAACCTGTTCCGCGGACACCACCGCAACAAAGCGATCGGGATCACGCTGTTGCTGGTCGCGATCATCGCCGCCCTCAGCCTCGTCCCGGCCGACTTCAAACTGCGATGCGAAGGAATCGTGCAACCGACGCAGCGCAGCAAGGTCTACGCGCAGACCGAAGGCGTGGTCGACCAATTGCTTGTCAGCGACGGCCAATGGGTCCAACAGGGCCAAGTTCTCCTGACCCTCTCCAATCCGGCTCTCTCGGCCGAGATCGCCGACGTCGAAGGGAAGCTCCGCGAAACGCGGCAGAAGCTGAAAACATGCCGCTTGCAGCGACTGCTCGGCGACTTCAAAGACGACGAACAACGGCAGACCAATGTCCGCCAGTGCGCCGGATTTGAAGCGAGCCTCGGCAAGATCCAAGACCAATACGACCTGCTGCTCGAAAAGCAGGCTCAATTGCAGATCACCAGCCCCGCCGACGGCCAGATCGTCACCTGGGACATGCCGCAACGCCTGACAGCGCGTCCGGTTCAACCGGGGCAGAAATTATTAACGATCGCCGATCCCAAGGGCCCCTGGGAATTGGAACTGAAGCTGGCCGATAAACGCAGCGGATACCTTCGCGATGTGATCGACGAACAACCGACAGCAACCAACGCTGCCGAAAACGACGACGCTGACACAGGCTCTTTGAAGACGTCGTATGTTCTCGCCTCGCATCCCACCCTGGTCCGCGAGGGAACGATCCGCGAGATCGCTCGCAGCGCCGACGTCGACGAAGATCAAGGGAACATCATCCGCGTCTACGTCGACATCGGGAAACAGCCCGCCGATTCCGAAGTCCGCACCCGCCCGGGGACCGAAGTCATCGCCCACATTCACGTCGGGCGGAGTTCGATCGGTTACTGCAAACTCTACGAATTCTTCGACTGGGCCAAGAGAATCTGGTTCAAATATGTCTAA